From a single Oxalobacter vibrioformis genomic region:
- a CDS encoding pseudouridine synthase: MMSTNETNKAESPVTEDETASQTEKKPRAKRTPRKKAASQEAIDVVPQPKGNDAQDNSAVSGGDSLSAEAVPAADMPRENRGKNRNKNRKSGKSSRKAEGGKAASDDPERVFMYVTSAAYDEEGASDAVSSDGKKDRKKSTRRELTSEDDAPKLHKVLAEAGLGSRRDMEDLIISGRVSVNGEPAHIGQRILETDQVRINGKLLQRRTSKRPPRVLLYHKPAGEIVSRDDPEKRPSVFDRLPAVKNGKWLAVGRLDFNTEGLLLFTTSGDLANRLMHPRYNIEREYAVRTLGELEEGMRQKLLSGVEMEDGVGQFSRVADGGGDGVNKWYRVVIGEGRNREVRRMFEAVGLTVSRLIRTRYGALSLPQTLKRGRWDEMEENAVRDLLRLSGLEKKDDKKSDKPGQANQRRKSGGGYATLPEFGKPGEWQPGKNSKGQGKQQRSRQPDPLQTTFGYAGADNRYSGAGQRSGNRAQPGQRRRRG; encoded by the coding sequence ATGATGAGTACGAACGAAACCAATAAAGCAGAATCTCCTGTTACAGAGGATGAAACAGCGTCCCAGACTGAGAAAAAACCCAGAGCGAAACGGACACCCCGGAAAAAAGCAGCCTCTCAGGAAGCGATAGATGTTGTGCCGCAGCCAAAGGGTAATGACGCGCAGGACAATTCAGCAGTGTCTGGTGGAGACAGCCTCTCTGCAGAAGCGGTACCCGCCGCTGATATGCCCCGGGAAAACCGCGGAAAGAACAGAAACAAGAATCGTAAATCCGGTAAATCATCCCGGAAAGCAGAAGGTGGAAAAGCGGCTTCAGATGATCCGGAACGTGTCTTCATGTATGTCACATCAGCTGCTTATGATGAGGAAGGCGCATCGGATGCCGTGTCATCCGACGGAAAGAAAGACAGGAAAAAAAGCACTCGCAGGGAATTGACGTCGGAAGACGATGCGCCCAAGCTGCACAAGGTCCTCGCGGAAGCTGGGCTGGGTTCCCGGCGCGATATGGAAGACCTGATTATTTCAGGCAGGGTTTCTGTTAATGGTGAACCGGCACATATCGGGCAACGCATTCTCGAAACCGATCAGGTGCGAATCAATGGCAAGCTGCTTCAGCGTAGGACCAGCAAGCGGCCGCCCCGTGTCCTGCTTTATCACAAGCCCGCCGGTGAAATTGTGAGCCGTGATGATCCGGAAAAGCGGCCATCGGTTTTTGACAGGCTGCCAGCGGTAAAAAACGGGAAATGGCTGGCTGTTGGCCGTCTGGACTTCAATACTGAGGGGTTATTGCTGTTTACCACTTCCGGTGATCTTGCCAATCGCCTGATGCATCCACGGTATAACATTGAGCGGGAATATGCGGTCAGGACGCTGGGCGAGCTGGAAGAAGGCATGCGCCAGAAGCTCTTGTCCGGTGTCGAGATGGAAGATGGTGTGGGCCAGTTTTCCCGTGTTGCCGATGGCGGTGGCGATGGCGTGAATAAATGGTATCGCGTGGTCATTGGTGAGGGACGCAATCGTGAGGTTCGCCGCATGTTTGAGGCGGTTGGCCTGACGGTTTCCCGTCTGATCCGCACGCGTTATGGTGCACTGAGCCTGCCCCAGACCTTGAAGCGCGGCCGGTGGGACGAAATGGAAGAAAACGCGGTGCGTGACCTGCTGCGTTTATCCGGCCTGGAAAAGAAAGACGACAAAAAGTCTGATAAGCCCGGGCAGGCCAATCAGCGCAGGAAGAGTGGCGGTGGTTACGCGACCTTGCCGGAATTCGGCAAACCGGGTGAATGGCAACCAGGCAAAAACAGCAAGGGACAGGGTAAGCAGCAGCGCAGCCGCCAGCCTGATCCTCTGCAGACGACTTTTGGTTATGCCGGTGCAGACAATCGTTATTCCGGTGCGGGACAAAGAAGCGGCAATCGGGCCCAGCCGGGACAGCGCCGCCGCAGAGGCTGA